From the genome of Ailuropoda melanoleuca isolate Jingjing chromosome 5, ASM200744v2, whole genome shotgun sequence:
ccagaacAGAGGTATCCCACTGCCATCTGGGCTCCCAGCCATCCCCCAGGACCTCGGCCCAGCACCTACTTCCTCAGGGATTAAGACTGCTGACCCCCAGGTTCTTGACCTCTCGCATCCCCTCTGGCTCTTCCTAGGAGACCCCAGCACCCAGAGCTCACTGCGCTGGAGAGCAAACACGGATCGTGCCTTCCTCCGACATGGCTTCTCTTTGAGCAACAATTCCCTCCTGGTTCCCACGAGTGGCCTCTACTTTGTCTACTCCCAGGTGGTCTTCTCTGGAGAAGGCTGCTTCCCCaaggccacccccacccctctctacCTGGCCCATGAGGTCCAGCTCTTCTCCTCCCAGTACCCCTTCCATGTGCCTCTCCTCAGTGCTCAGAAGTCTGTGTGCCCAGGGCCACAGGGACCTTGGGTGCGCTCTGTGTACCAGGGAGCTGTGTTCCTGCTCACCCAGGGAGATCAGCTCTCCACTCACACGGATGGTGTCTCCCACCTACTCCTCAGCCCCAGTAGTGTCTTCTTTGGAGCCTTTGCTCTgtagaaaaatccagaaagaaaaataatttgttttgagaGCTTCTCCCCATTTTGCCTCCATTCCAACCACTTCAAGGGTCACTAAACCTCTCTTTTGACTCTTCCAATAGCCTCAagtcccccctgctcgtgttacCTGGAGCTTCCAAAAAAGGAATTCTAGGCACCCCAGGGGACCATACCTCCTTTCAGCAAACCCCAATGCTAGGCTGAGGATTTCAAGTCTGCCTAGAAATTCCTGCCCAGAGCTCTTCATCTGTCCTGCCAGTCAAGGAGGACCTAGCCCTGGACATGGAGGGGGCAGACACCAGGAGGAGCTTGGGTGGACGACAGGGGGCATGGGAGGGGGAATTatttatgaagggaaaaaattaaattatttatttatggaggatggagggaagggaatAATAGAGGGCcaccagaagagagagagaaatacgcCCAAGGGATGACGAGAGAGAGGAAACATCGGCATAAGGATAACCCCATTGAAGAGGAGACAAGCGTGGCTGAGACACCGGGGAACTCCAGAAGGAAGCAAAAGATTCTTCAGGTCCAGCCACTGCTTGACTGAACATCCCATGAGGAGACATCTGCACCTTCAATGAAGCCCAATAAActtcttttctctgaaatgctGTCTGactatgtctgtctgtctgggcGGGGAGAATTTCCCAGGTCcctaagaaaaggaagaaggacagGGGCCTCAGAAGAGACAGGAACTGTGGACTACAAGGAGATGAAGGGGCCTTAGGAGCTCTGGGGAAATGTGGCGGGATCACAGGGTGAGGCAGCCAGACTGCAGCAGGGAAGCCACAGGATAagctgggaagaaaaaggaaaagtgggGGTCCAAGGTCTGGAGGAGTAGAGGTCAGGGGACTACTGGCAGATATGGCCATGTGTAGAGGCTCTGAGGAATGGGGGTTACAGGAGTCCTCTGGGGAGAAGTGACCACACCAAAGGGTGTTCAGGACTATGGGGGTGGACATGGGGACCCTCTGGAAGAATGGAGTGGGAGACCCCCaaggctggggggatggggaataCAGGAGACGTTTCAGGAAACATGGTCATGCAGAGGGGCTCTGAGAGCTAGGGCTATCTCCAGAAATCTGGAGGGTGCTGGAGTTCTTTGGGATACATGGCCACACACAGGGGCTCCAATGGATGGGGGCTTCATGCAAAAATCAGGCCCCAGATTCCCTTGGAAGCCAAGACTGAAACCAGTACTGCTGAGTCCCTGGTCAGAATGAAAGGAGAAGGTCTGCCCTCATGGGGTTCGTGAATTCCCAGGGTTGCTTTCGCTCCCACTGGGGCTGTCCCAGGAGTGTCCCTGCCATTTACCAACCCTTCCCCAGCCCTTTCAGAGACCCCATCTACATCCCCCACCTCAAGCTCCCTTCTCTCAAGCTCCTTTTTCCCCAGGGACCCAAACACATGTCTCAGGCCCAGCATAGCTTTCCCACCAAGTTTTCTCCCCATCAGGTGCTTGGCTTTCTGAAGCCCCTCCCATGTTTAGCTCTACACCCACCTAAGTCCAGTCTGGAAATCAGAGGAAAACAGGCCACCGATCtgagcctcaaaaaaaaaaatggaggaaatggaaattgggggcagagggaaactgGGGTGCAGCCTCCAGGGTCCTACATACACTGCAGTGACTGACCCAGCAAACCGCCCTCAGAATCCAAGTGGGGAGGGTAGGAAGTATCCTTGATGCCTGGGTGTCCCCAACTTTCCAAACCCCCACCCCCGCGATGGAGAAGAAACCGAGACAGAAGGTGTAGGGCCCACTACCGCTTCCTCCAGATGAGCTCATGGGTTTCTCCACCAAGGAAGTTTTCCGCTGGTTGAATGAGAGCCTTTCCCCGCCCTCTTCTCACCCCACGGGCATATAAATGCAGCTGTTTGCACACCCAGCCAGCAGAAGCTCCCTCAGCGAGGACACCAGGGCACCagccaggagagaaagaagcaactCCAGATCCCCCTGGAAATAACCTCTCAGACGACACACCCCCCTGGGACAAGCAGCCAGGCAATTCTCTCCCTCTAATACACACTGCCCCAGGGCTCTACCATCTCCCAGCTGGACTTGAGCCCCTCTTCCAAGAACGCCATGAGCACTGAAAGCATGATCCGGGACGTGGAGCTGGCCGAGGAGTCACTCCCCAAGAAGGCAGGGGGCCCCCAGGGCTCCAGAAGGTGCTTGTGCCTcagcctcttctccttcctcctcgtCGCAGGAGCCACCACGCTCTTCTGCCTGCTGCACTTCGGCGTGATCGGCCCCCAGAGGGAAGAGGTGAGTGCCTCACCAGACTCGGCTCATTCTCCCACCcagagagagatggggtgggggcagaggtgtGCTGATGGGGACCGGTGAGAGAGAAAACGGGGAGAAAGATGGGGAGGCAGAAAGAGAcatggagagagatgggggaagagagagagggaggagcccaCAGAAGGTGCACTGAATgcttcttgaatgaatgaatgagcctgCAGACTTCCGTAAAGAGAGATGTCGAGGAGAGAGATGGGAACAGAACAAGTGATAGGAATAAAGATGGTGAGACAGAGAGATGTAGACGATATGAGAGAGATAAGGGGAGATGTGAGGAAAGAGATAAGGAAAGATGAAGACAGGGTGTCTGGTTCGCGGAGGACACTCAGTGAAAGTATTGTGGAATGGAAGAATGGTGAGAGAAAACTAGGGTACGAGCTACATAAAGCAGCCTGGCTGTTTCTCATTTAGGGGTGACTTGCTCTGTTGCTAAACCTCCTTCTTTTCTCCAACAGCTCCCAGATGGACTCCAACTAATCAACCCTCTGGCCCAGACAGTCAGTAAGTGTCTCCAAAGCCCCTCTCCTGATTCTGggcttgggtgggggagggtgggggttggtCCTGGGATAGCAGCAGTGGGGGAAATTCAGGGTTTTGGTTTGAGGGGAGGAGGCATGGAGGTCAA
Proteins encoded in this window:
- the LTA gene encoding lymphotoxin-alpha, translating into MTPPGRLYLLRVRGAPPLLLLGLLLALPPEAQGLPGVGVSPSAARTAYQHPQKHFAPGTLKPAAHLIGDPSTQSSLRWRANTDRAFLRHGFSLSNNSLLVPTSGLYFVYSQVVFSGEGCFPKATPTPLYLAHEVQLFSSQYPFHVPLLSAQKSVCPGPQGPWVRSVYQGAVFLLTQGDQLSTHTDGVSHLLLSPSSVFFGAFAL